A genomic stretch from Pseudoliparis swirei isolate HS2019 ecotype Mariana Trench chromosome 18, NWPU_hadal_v1, whole genome shotgun sequence includes:
- the ninj1 gene encoding ninjurin-1, with the protein MASENLEMNGDGDRNGGVEVSLHGHRRRQQGPLNMNHYANKKSAAESMLDVALLMANASQLKAVMEQGPGFTFYVPLITLISLSLILQILVGVMLIFIMKWNLNDESMHYKLNLMENISTAFVFIIVVVNVFITAFGVQRPNPSS; encoded by the exons ATGGCTTCGGAAAACTTGGAAATGAACGGTGATGGTGACCGAAACGGCGGAGTGGAG GTCTCGCTGCATGGCCACCGGAGACGGCAGCAGGGGCCTCTGAACATGAACCACTATGCCAACAAGAAGAGCGCGGCAGAGAGCATGCTGGATGTGGCTCTCCTCATGGCCAACGCCTCACAGCTGAAGGCTGTGATGGAGCAAGGACCCGGCTTCACCTTCTACGTGCCCCTCATTACTCTCATTAGCCTCTCCCTCATCCTACAGATCCTAGTGGGAGTCATGCTCATCTTCATCA TGAAGTGGAACCTGAATGATGAAAGCATGCACTACAAGCTGAACCTCATGGAGAATATCTCCACGGCCTTCGTCTTCATCATAGTCGTGGTCAATGTCTTCATCACAGCCTTTGGAGTCCAGCGACCCAACCCAAGTTCTTGA
- the card19 gene encoding caspase recruitment domain family, member 19 yields MGDSFREQLAEDSAFLKAERRLDTELVDKVILQLNRIYPQILSDKEATKFRNLDVPTSVRLGELLAHLQGKGEEACREFYRALHLHVEEVYYSMPTRLRLRDSLDPLAYPRIYQQKYVLNDRGPLFFMGCFSVAIGMSLLYYYSEAKVTGGSRTLGMAALGLKRKAQEVLIWYTEERLMK; encoded by the exons ATGGGAG ACAGTTTCCGCGAGCAGCTGGCGGAGGACAGCGCCTTCCTCAAAGCGGAGCGGAGGCTGGACACGGAGCTGGTCGACAAAGTGATCctgcagctgaacagaatcTACCCGCAAATCCTCTCCGACAAGGAGGCCACAAAA TTCAGAAACTTGGACGTGCCCACAAGCGTCCGACTCGGTGAGCTTCTGGCGCATCTGcaggggaaaggagaggaagcatGCCGAGAGTTCTACAGAGCGCTTCACTTGCATGTGGAGGAGGTGTACTACAGCATGCCCACACGGCTCCGCCTCAGAG ATTCCTTAGATCCACTGGCATATCCACGTATCTACCAACAGAAATATGTTCTGAACGACAGAG GTCCCCTCTTCTTTATGGGCTGTTTCAGCGTTGCCATAGGAATGTCTTTACTCTATTACTACAGTG AGGCCAAAGTGACGGGAGGTAGCCGGACTCTCGGGATGGCTGCTCTGGgtttgaaaagaaaagctcAGGAGGTTCTCATATGGTACACTGAAGAAAGACTCAtgaagtga